CGATCGTGCTGGCGTCGAAGAGCGCGGTATTGTAGATCAGCCGACCGCTCAGCCCGTTCTCTTTCTCCTCCAGACTCAGCTCAAGGTCGAACTTGGCGACCAGTGCATCCATCTCCAGCACCCTGAGCGTCAGCGCCTCCAGATTGAGCGCTGGCATCGGCGCGTTCTGGAGCGCGAACAAGACCTGGAACAGCGGCATGTAGCTCAGATCGCGGGTGGGCTGGAGCGTGTCGACGACCTGCTCGAAGGGAATATCCTGATGCGCGTAGGCCGCGAAGGTCGTCTCGCGCACCTGCCGCAGCAGCGCGCGGAAGCCGGGATTGCCGTCCAGCCTGGCGCGCAGCGCGAGCGTGTTGACGAAGAAGCCGATCAGCCCTTCGGTTTCGATCCGCGTGCGTCCGGCGATCGGCGTACCGACGACGATGTCGTTCTGGCCGCTGTAGCGCGCGAGGAGCACCTGCCACGCCGCCAGCAGCGTCATGAACAGCGTTACGCCCTCCTGCTGGCTCAGCCGCACCAGCGCGGCATGCAGCTCCAGCGGAATAATGAACGTCTGCTGCGCGCCCTGAAAGCGCTGCACCGCCGGACGCGGGCGATCGGTCGGGAGGGTAAGCAGCGCGGGAGCGCCCTGCAACTGCGCACGCCAGTAGTCGATCTGCTGTTCCAGGACCTTGCCCTGAAGCCAGTCGCGCTGCCAGATAGCGTAGTCGGCGTACTGGATCGGCAGCGGCGGTAGGACGGCGGGGTTGCCTCCGGCGGTGTAGAGCGCGGCCAGCTCACGAATCAGGATGCCGATCGACCAGCCATCGGCGATGATATGATGCAGCGTCAGCAGCAGCACATGTGCCTGCGGATCGAGCCGCAGCAGCAGCACGCGCAGCAGAGGCCCCGCCGCAAGATCGAATGGCCGCTGCGACTCAGCCGTCGCGATCCTGTGCGCCTCCGCAAGGCGCTGGTCGGCGGGGAGCGTTTGAAGATTATGGATCGGCAGCGGCAGCGGCGCGGGCGGCGCGATCACCTGGACCGGCGCTCCCTCATCGCCGTGTATGCCCTGGGCAAACGTGGTGCGCAAGCTCTCGTGACGCGCGACCAGCGCGGTAAAGCTGCGCTCTAGCGTCGCGATGTCAAGCTGTCCGTCGAGCGCGACCGTCGTGTGGATGTTGTAGGCGGCGCTATCAGGCTGAAGCTGATCGAAGAACCAGAGGCGCTGCTGGGCGAACGACAGCGGCAGCGCTCGATCGCGGGATGCCGGGCGCGGACCAGCCGCTCTGGGCGTGCGCTCCGACTGAAGCGCAGCGATCAGCTCGGCTTTACGAGCGGCGATCGAGGCGTGAATCTCCGGCGTCAGCACCTCTTTCGGGCCTCGGTAGCGCAGCCGATCGCCCTCGACTCGCAGCGTGATCCCCTGGTCTTGCAGCAGCGCCAAAAACTCGGCGGTCGTCATACTTCCCATTCCTCTTCCTCGTCGTCGGCAGCGGTGACAATCGGTACGGGCGCGGCGTATCCGCTGGCCTCGATCACGTGGGCTAGCGCGGCGATCGTCGGATGATCGAACAGCGCGCGAACCTGGATCTCGACCTGGCAGGCGGCGCGGATGCGGGTGACGACCTGTGTGGCGAGCAGCGAGTGGCCGCCCAGCGCGAAGAAGTCGTCGTGGACGCTCACGGCCTCGCGGCCCAGCACCGCCGCCCAGATCTGCGCCAGCACTGCTTCCAGCGGCGTGCGCGGCGCGACATAGGCGGCAGCGCGCTCGCGGAGGGTCGCATCCGGCGGCGGCAGCGCGGCGCGATCGAGCTTGCCGTGCGCGGTCAGCGGCAGCGCGTCGAGCACGATCACCTCCGCAGGGACCATGTAGCCGGGCAATCGATCGTTCAGATACGCACGGAAGTCATGGGTCGAGGAATCGGGAACAAGAGAATCAGGGATCAAGGGATCAAGCGAGTTAAGCCCTTGTTCCTTTGTTCCTTTGTTCCTTTGTTCTACGACGTACGCCACCAGCCGCGCATCGCCTGAGCCATCCGTGTGGACGATCGCGGCGGCGTCGCGCACGGCCTCGTGCTGACGCAGCACGGCCTCGATCTCGCCCAGCTCGATGCGGAAGCCGCGCACCTTGACCTGATTGTCAGTACGGCCCATGAACTCCAGCGTGCCGTCGGCACGGTAGCGGGCCAGATCGCCCGTGCGGTACCAGAGCTGCCCGTCGATCGTGACAAACTTCTCGGCGGTCAGCTCCGGCTGGTGCAGGTAGCCGCGCGCCAGACCAGCGCCGCCCAGATAGATCTCGCCGGGCACGCCGATCGGGACAAGCTGCCGGTGCGCGTCGTAGAGGCGAAGCTGCACGTTGGGCAGCGGCCTGCCGATTGGATGGGCCGTGACCGGCAGATCGCGCGGCGCGTCGAAGCTGGTGCAGATGATCGTCGTCTCGGTGGGGCCGTAGAGCACCGTGATCTGCGCGTGGGGAAAGACCGCTTGCATCGCGCTCAGCAGGTCCGCCGGAACGGTATCGCCGCCGACGAAGACCTGACGCATGGCGGCGTAGGCGTCCGCCGGAAGATTCGCGGCGCGGATCGTCTGGACGATCTGGCGCATCAGGCTTGGCACCGCATGCAGCCGCGTGCAGCGGGTGAGCGTCTGGACAAGCTGCGGCAGATCGAGCACGTCTGCCTGAGTCAGCACAATGGCGGTGCCGCCCGCCAGCAGCGGGTTGAGCAGCTCGAAGAGCGCGATGTCGAAGGCGGCGGAGGCGATCCAGGGCAGCACGTCGTCGGGCTGGAACGTGAAGCGCTCCTGACTCGCCAGCAGCGTGTTGCACAGGCTGCGATGCTCGATCTGCACCGCCTTGGGCCGTCCGGTCGTGCCCGACGTGTAGATCAGATAGGCCAGATGCGCGCTCTGGATCTCGACGGTTGGCACGCTGGCGGGCTGCGCGGCAATGCTGGGCCAGTCCGCGTCGAGGCGCACGACCTGGGCGCTGTGCTGCGGCAGCGCGTCGACGATCGCCTGCTGCGTCACCAGATGCTCGACTCCGGCGTCTTCGAGCATGAACGCGAGGCGCTCCTGGGGATAGCTCGGATCGAGCGGAACGTAGGCCGCTCCGGCCTTGAGGATGCCGAGCAGGCCGATCACCAGCTCCGGCGAGCGCTCGACGCACAAGCCGATCGGCGTGTCGGGCTGCGCGCCCAGCGCTTGCAGATGATGCGCCAGTTGGTTGGCGCGCGCGTTCAGCTCGCGGTACGTCAGGCGGCGCTGGCCCATCACGATGGCAATCGCGTCGGGGGTGCGCGCCGCCTGCGCCTCGATCAGCTCAGGCACACGCTGATCCTGGCGATAGTCGGCGGTGGTCGCGTTCCACTCCACCAGCAGCCTGTGGCTCTCGGCCTCCGTCAGGCAGGGGATCTCAAAGACCGGCTGATCGGGATTGGCGATGATCTGCTCCGCCAGGAGATGCAGATGCTCGGCGAAGACAGCGATCGTGGCCGGATCGAAGAGATCGCTGCTGTACTCAAAAAAGCCGTTGATCTCCTGAGGTCCGTTCCAGAGCGCCAGCGTCAGATCGAAGCGCGAGTCTTCGGGATTGATCTCGACCGTCTCGACGCGCATGCCGGGCAGCGCCGCGACCTCCTTCGATTCTTCAAAGTCGAGAAAGAGAAAGGTGATCTGGTAGAGCGGGTTGCGGCTGGTATCACGCTCAGGCCGTAGCTCGGCGACAAGCTTCTCGAAGGGCACGTCCTGGTGAGCGTAGGCATCGCGCGCGACATCTCGCATCTGCGCCAGATACGCGCGGAAGGTCGGGTTGCCCGACAGGTCGGAGCGAAAGATCAGCGTGTTGAGGAAGAAGCCGATCAGCCGCTGTAACTCCGGGCGGTCGCGGTTGGCGATCGGCGTGGCGACGACCATGTCGGTCTGGCCGCTCTGGCGGGCGAGCAAGACCTTGAAGATCGTCAGCAGCGTGATAAACAGCGTGGTGCCGCTCTGTCGGCTCAGCGCCCTGATGCCCTCCGTCTCCGCACTGGAAAGGACGAAATGATGCCGCGCGCCCCGAAAGCTCTGCACCGCCGGTCGCGGATGGTCGGTCGGGATGCTGTGAAGCTGCGGCAGGCGATCGAGCTGGCGCTTCCAGTAGGCCATCTGCGCCTGCATCCGCTCGCTGCCCATCCACTGCTGCTGCCAGATCGCAAAGTCGGCAAACTGGAGCGGCAGCTCCGGCAGGGGCGATGGCAGGCCGCTGGAGCAGGCGTGGTACAGCGTCGCAAGTTCCTGCTCAAACAGGCTGTACGACCAGCGATCGGTGACGATGTGGTGCATCACCGTGATCAGGATATGCTCGTCGTCGGCCAGCCGCAGCAAGGTCGTGCGGATCAGCGGTCCACGCACCAGATCGAACGGCTCGCTGGCGCACTGAGCGGACAGCCGGTGGACGGCGGCGCTGCGCTCCTGCTGAGGCAGATCGCTGATGTCGACCAACGTCAGCTTTACCGTCAGGCTGGGAGCGACGATCTGCACCGGCTGCTCGTCGGCCACGTCGAAGGTTGTGCGGAGAATCTCGTGGCGGCGTACGATCTCGTTGATGCTGCGCTCCATCGCGGCGAAGTCGAGCCGCCCGCTGAGCCGAACGCCGCCGTGGATGTTGTAGGCCGAGCTTTCAGGCGCGAGCTGGTACAGAAACCAGAGCCGCATCTGGTCGAAGGAGAGCGGATAGTGCGCCGCCTGGCTGCGGCGCGGAATCGGCTGATCCTGCGCCGTGCCGAGGCCCTTTTGCTTGCGCCGCAGCTCAAAGAGCGCGCGCTGCTCAGGCGAGAGCGCGGCCAGTCGTTCCGAAAAATCGGTCATGGGAGGCTCCGGATCATCAACGGCGTTTCAAGTTTCAAGTTCAAAGTTTCACGTTCAGGCCCTCACCCAGGGCCGGGTACCATGCCCAGAGGGCACCCGGCCTCTCCAGGCCCAGAGGGCACCCCCCTTGGCATAGGAGAGGGGGAGTGACGGCACATACGGTTACTCGTTGTTCCTTTGTTCCTTTGTTCCTTTGTTCCTTTGTTCCTTTGTTCTCTGTTTGTTCCTGGGTTCGTCATCCACGCTCGTACAACGCTCGCAGCTCGTTCAAATGCGGCAGGCTGGCGAGCACGGTCTGTGCATCCAGGCCAAAGTCGACCAGACAGGCGATCTCGTCGACGCCGATCGCCTGAAGCCGATCGACAAGCGCCGTGCATTTCTGCGGCGTGCCCAGCAGCGCGCCCGTCTCGAAGTAGCGCTCGAAGACGGCATCCAGCAGCAGCGCCTTATCGGCCTCGCTGACCTGCGCGGCCTGAGCGCTTTTCTCGGCCTGCGGCAGGTTATCGAACTGGCCGATGTAGGTTCGCAGGTAATCGCGCAGTGGCTCGCGCACCTGCTCTTTGACCGTGGCCTCGCTGTCGCCCAGGTACGTATGCAGCATCACCGAGACGATCCCCGCGCGCGGGTTGTAGCCGTGGCGAGCCAGCGCCTCGCGGTAGAGCCGGATCTTCTGGCCCAGCTCGTCGAAAAGCTGCCGGGTGGGGCTGAGCGAGGTCAGAATATTCGCGCCGATCTCACCGGCGGCGACGAACGTCTCCAGCGTGCCGGAGCTGGTGATCCAGATCGGCAGCCGGTGCTGGATCGGTCGCGGCAAGATCCGAATCGGGACCGTCTCGCCGTCCACGCCGGGCACGTCCACCGTCTCGCCAGCCCACAGCCGCCGGATCATCTGGATATACTCAAGCATGATCGTTTTGCGGCTGGCATAGTTCTGCGGCGACAGCACAAAATCGCCGGGATGCCAGCCGGAGGCAAACGAGACGCCGACCCGACCGTCGGAGAGGTTATCCACGACCGACCACTCCTCGGCGACGCGGATCGGGTTGTGCAGCGGCAGCGCGACGCTTCCGGCGCGAATCTGGATGCGGCTGGTGATCGTCGCCAGGGCCGCGCCGAGCACCGACGGGTTGGGATACAGGCCGCCAAAGTCCTGAAAATGACGCTCTGGTGTCCAGATCGCGGCAAAGCCGTGCTCGTCGGCGAACTTCGCGCTTTCGAGCAGCAGCCGGTACTTGCCGCGCGTCGCCTGCGATCCCTGATCGGAGAAGAAGAAAAGCGTGAAGCGCATCGCCCGATCGACCGGCGCGATCCCGCCGATCTGCCGCTGCGTCGTCGGCGCGGCGCGATCGATCGTCCCAGGCTGAAGCCCTTTTTGCTTGAGCCGTAGCTCAAGCAGCGCGCGCTGCTCAGGAGCGAGCGCCGCAAAACGTTTTTCCAGATCATCCATCGGCGGTGCCCTCCTGGCTCAGGCCCATCTCGGCGATCAACTGCGTCTGCGCCTCATCGATCGAAAGCCCTTCGATCTCGCGCAGCAGGGCCTCCAGCTCTTCGCGCTCGCGCTGCCGGGCCTGCGCCGCCTCGATGATCGCCGCCAGCTCCGCGACGGTCGCCGCCTCGAAGAGCGCGTTCATGTGGAGCTCGACCTGGAAGGCTGCGCGCAGCGCCGACACAAGCTGGATCGCCAGCAGCGAGTTGCCGCCAAGCGCGAAGAAGTTATCATGCACGCCGATCTGCTGGATGCCGAGCAGCCTGCTCAGCGTCGTCGCTACGATCGCCTCGATCTCGCTGCGGGGCGGCGCGTACTGCACCTCGGATGCCGGGCGCTCGTGGGCGGGCGCTGCCTGCCGCAGCCGCTCCATCTGCTCAAGCGCGTTCGCGGCGGTCAGCTCGCCCGCCTGCGCCATGACCTCGTGGAAATCCTGGGTCGAAACGATCACCTGCGGCAGGCGCTGGGTCATGATCCGCGCAAAGGCGTCGATCGCCTGTGCTGGCGTGATGCCGTAGGCCGCGCGGATCTGCCTGAGCTGCTGCTGCATCGCCGGAATGCCCGCGATCAGCTCGTCCTGCCCATCGTCCCAGGCCCAGACGCTCCAGTTGATCGCTGTGGTTTGCCTGCCGCTCTGCCCGCTGGCAGCATGCGCGTACGCATCGACGAAGGCGTTGGCCGCGCAGTAATCGGCCTGTCCAAAGCCGCCGATCAGCGCGATCGTCGAGGAGCAGAGCACCATGAAATCGAGCGGCGTGTCTGCCAGGACCGACTCCAGCACGTAGGTGCCGATCACCTTGGGCGCGAGCACGGCTGCTGCCAGATCGGGCGCTTTGAGCTGGATCATGCCAGCGCCGAAGACCGTCTCGGTGTGGATCACGCCGTGCAGCGCGCCGAAGCGCTCGCGCGCCTGGGCGACAACGCCCGCCATGCGCTCCTGGCTGGCGACATCGGCGCTGCACACGAGGATCTCCGCTCCCGCCGCCTCAAGGGCCTGAAGCCTGCGCAGCGTACGGCTGACGCAATCTGCCTCGTCGTGGGTTTCCAGCCAGAACGACCACTGCGATTGGTCCGGCAGCGGCGCGCGATCGACGAGCACGAGCCTGGCCTGCACGCTCTGCCACAGGTACTCGGCGAGCGCGAGGCCGATCTCGCTGGTGCCGCCGGTGATCAGGTAGACGCCATGCTGCCGCAGCGCGGCTGGCGGCGTGGCCGCAGCCGGAAGTCGCAGCCGCTCGAAGCGCAGCGCCCAGCGATGGCTGTGCCGATACGCAACCTGATCATCGGGCGACGGCGTGCTACATTCCGCGATAAGCTGATCGACGAGCGCCGCCAGCGACCAGCGTTTGCCTTCCGTGTCGCCGATGTCGATGCTGCGACAGGCGATAGCGGCGTACTCCTGCGGAATAACCTTGCACGGGCCGAGGATCGTCGCTTTTGCGGGGATCAGATCCTCGTCGCCGGTCACGTCGTGGATGTTGTTGGAGATCACACAAAGGTCGATCTTCTCCGCGCTGCTCTGCTCGCCGAGGATTTGCGCCAGCGTCAGCAGGCTGTAAAAGCCCTGGTCCTGGTAGGCGCTCAATCGATCCACGCTCGGCGGCGCTGCCTCGGCGGGCGTGACGCTCCACAGGTGGACGATCGTCGTCGGTGTCTGGCGCTGCTCCCGCAGGGCGCGGAAGAGCGCCTGGTAGTCGATCGGCTGGCGCGGGTGGATCGCATACGCCCGCTCGCCGATCTGCGCGAACTCCGGCCCGACCGCCACGGTCGTCACGCTGTCGCCCCGCTGCCGGAGCTGCTGCGCCAGGTGCTCGCCGACGCCGCAGGCATCCAGAAAGATCAGCCAGCGCCGCGCGGCGCTGCTCTGCTCCACGCGGTTCGGCAGCGGCGCTTGCTGCCAGACCGGCACGTACAGCCAGTCGGCCAGGTTCGGCTGCCGATCGAGCGATACCGGCTGCGCGAACGTGTGCTGCGGCTCGACCCAGTAGCGCTGCCGCTCGAATGGGTACGTCGGCAGCGGCACGCGCCGCCGCCGCTCGTGGCTGTGCATGCCCGCCCAGTCGATCGGCGCTCCCGCCAGCCACAGCCGGCCGATCGTCTCGAAGAGGAGCGCCTGATCCGATTCGCTGTCGCGCGGGTGGCGCATCGTGGCGAGCACGTCGTGCGCGCCGTCGTCCAGAGATTGCTTTGCCAGCGTGGTGAGCGTGCGTCCCGGCCCGACTTCCACCAGCAGCGCATGGCGCACGCTCGATAGCTCGCGGATGCCCTCGGCGAAGCGCACCGGCTGCCGCAGATGGCGCGCCCAGTAGCGCGGATCGGTCGCCTGCTCGGCGGTGATCCAGGTGCCCGTCAGGTTGGAGATGTAGGGAAGCTGCGGCGGCTGAAGCGTCACGCGGCGCACCTGCTCGACGAATGGCTCCAGAATCGGCTCCATCATCGCCGAGTGGAACGCATGCGAGGTGTGCGCCAGACGACACTCCACGCCCTGCTGTGTCAGCCGCTCCCGCAGCGCCGCCACCGCATCCGGCGGGCCGGAGACGACGCACACCGAGGGGCCGTTGCTGGCCGCGAGCGAGAGGTTCGTGTCGAGCAGCGCCTCGACCTCCTGCGCCGACAGCGGCACGACCAGCATCGCGCCGGGCGGTAGGCTCTGGATCAGCCGTCCACGCGCCGCGACGAGCAAGAGCGCGTCTTCCAGCGAGAAGACGCCCGCGAGACAGGCCGCGACGTACTCGCCGATCGAGTGGCCGATCAGCGCGTGCGGCTGAATGCCCCAGGCCATCAGCAGCTTTGCCAGCGCGTACTCGATCACAAAGAGCGCGGGCTGTGTCAGCCAGGTCTGGCCGATCTGCTCGGCGGCTTCGCTCTCGGCGGCGCGCGGGTAGAGGATCGTTCGCAGATCAAGGCCCAGATGCGGCCTGAGCAGCTCGGCGCAGCGATCGATCTCACGGCGCACGATCGGCTCGTGGGCGTAGAGTTCCGCCGCCATCTGCACGTACTGCGCGCCCTGGCCTGGAAACAAAAAGACGATCGGGCGATGCGCGCCGCTGTGGTGCTGGCTCCGCACGCGCTGCGGATCGAGCGATTCCAAGGCG
The Herpetosiphonaceae bacterium genome window above contains:
- a CDS encoding condensation domain-containing protein yields the protein MTTAEFLALLQDQGITLRVEGDRLRYRGPKEVLTPEIHASIAARKAELIAALQSERTPRAAGPRPASRDRALPLSFAQQRLWFFDQLQPDSAAYNIHTTVALDGQLDIATLERSFTALVARHESLRTTFAQGIHGDEGAPVQVIAPPAPLPLPIHNLQTLPADQRLAEAHRIATAESQRPFDLAAGPLLRVLLLRLDPQAHVLLLTLHHIIADGWSIGILIRELAALYTAGGNPAVLPPLPIQYADYAIWQRDWLQGKVLEQQIDYWRAQLQGAPALLTLPTDRPRPAVQRFQGAQQTFIIPLELHAALVRLSQQEGVTLFMTLLAAWQVLLARYSGQNDIVVGTPIAGRTRIETEGLIGFFVNTLALRARLDGNPGFRALLRQVRETTFAAYAHQDIPFEQVVDTLQPTRDLSYMPLFQVLFALQNAPMPALNLEALTLRVLEMDALVAKFDLELSLEEKENGLSGRLIYNTALFDASTIARMVVHYQMLLAAAVADPDQPIMTLPLLTAAERALLLSWNPPATDTPPLRCLHHLVAAQAARTPHACAVVC
- a CDS encoding amino acid adenylation domain-containing protein — encoded protein: MTDFSERLAALSPEQRALFELRRKQKGLGTAQDQPIPRRSQAAHYPLSFDQMRLWFLYQLAPESSAYNIHGGVRLSGRLDFAAMERSINEIVRRHEILRTTFDVADEQPVQIVAPSLTVKLTLVDISDLPQQERSAAVHRLSAQCASEPFDLVRGPLIRTTLLRLADDEHILITVMHHIVTDRWSYSLFEQELATLYHACSSGLPSPLPELPLQFADFAIWQQQWMGSERMQAQMAYWKRQLDRLPQLHSIPTDHPRPAVQSFRGARHHFVLSSAETEGIRALSRQSGTTLFITLLTIFKVLLARQSGQTDMVVATPIANRDRPELQRLIGFFLNTLIFRSDLSGNPTFRAYLAQMRDVARDAYAHQDVPFEKLVAELRPERDTSRNPLYQITFLFLDFEESKEVAALPGMRVETVEINPEDSRFDLTLALWNGPQEINGFFEYSSDLFDPATIAVFAEHLHLLAEQIIANPDQPVFEIPCLTEAESHRLLVEWNATTADYRQDQRVPELIEAQAARTPDAIAIVMGQRRLTYRELNARANQLAHHLQALGAQPDTPIGLCVERSPELVIGLLGILKAGAAYVPLDPSYPQERLAFMLEDAGVEHLVTQQAIVDALPQHSAQVVRLDADWPSIAAQPASVPTVEIQSAHLAYLIYTSGTTGRPKAVQIEHRSLCNTLLASQERFTFQPDDVLPWIASAAFDIALFELLNPLLAGGTAIVLTQADVLDLPQLVQTLTRCTRLHAVPSLMRQIVQTIRAANLPADAYAAMRQVFVGGDTVPADLLSAMQAVFPHAQITVLYGPTETTIICTSFDAPRDLPVTAHPIGRPLPNVQLRLYDAHRQLVPIGVPGEIYLGGAGLARGYLHQPELTAEKFVTIDGQLWYRTGDLARYRADGTLEFMGRTDNQVKVRGFRIELGEIEAVLRQHEAVRDAAAIVHTDGSGDARLVAYVVEQRNKGTKEQGLNSLDPLIPDSLVPDSSTHDFRAYLNDRLPGYMVPAEVIVLDALPLTAHGKLDRAALPPPDATLRERAAAYVAPRTPLEAVLAQIWAAVLGREAVSVHDDFFALGGHSLLATQVVTRIRAACQVEIQVRALFDHPTIAALAHVIEASGYAAPVPIVTAADDEEEEWEV
- a CDS encoding LLM class flavin-dependent oxidoreductase — encoded protein: MDDLEKRFAALAPEQRALLELRLKQKGLQPGTIDRAAPTTQRQIGGIAPVDRAMRFTLFFFSDQGSQATRGKYRLLLESAKFADEHGFAAIWTPERHFQDFGGLYPNPSVLGAALATITSRIQIRAGSVALPLHNPIRVAEEWSVVDNLSDGRVGVSFASGWHPGDFVLSPQNYASRKTIMLEYIQMIRRLWAGETVDVPGVDGETVPIRILPRPIQHRLPIWITSSGTLETFVAAGEIGANILTSLSPTRQLFDELGQKIRLYREALARHGYNPRAGIVSVMLHTYLGDSEATVKEQVREPLRDYLRTYIGQFDNLPQAEKSAQAAQVSEADKALLLDAVFERYFETGALLGTPQKCTALVDRLQAIGVDEIACLVDFGLDAQTVLASLPHLNELRALYERG
- a CDS encoding beta-ketoacyl synthase N-terminal-like domain-containing protein; this encodes MDQVVSANDTTGLEIGIIGISGRFPGADSGAAFWQQLCDGVESIAFFSDAELERSTIEPELADHPDLVKAAGILDDVDRFDASFFGYTPREAEIMDPQFRLFLECSWEALEQAGYSSDTADATIGVYAGAGRSAYLLNNLYTNRALLRESGGMFQTLIGNTSDQLTTLVSYKLNLKGPSVGVQTACSTSLVAVHLACQSLLIGDCDMALAGGVSIGFPQKAGYLYQEGGIMSPDGHCRAFDAAAQGTVTGYGVGVVALKRLDRALADGDTIYAVIRGSAINNDGAAKAGYTAPGVDGQARVIQAAHTIAEVDPATISYIEAHGTGTALGDPIEVTALTEAFRVHTDRQGYCALGSVKTNIGHLDAAAGVAGLIKTALALHHRVLPPSLHFERPNPAIDFASTPFYVNNRLAPWPTDGQPRRAGVSSFGIGGTNAHAILEEAPPVAESGLSRPMQLLVLSAKTETALDAATANLADYLRQQPDANIADVAFTLQLGRKAFAHRRAVVCRDAADALRALESLDPQRVRSQHHSGAHRPIVFLFPGQGAQYVQMAAELYAHEPIVRREIDRCAELLRPHLGLDLRTILYPRAAESEAAEQIGQTWLTQPALFVIEYALAKLLMAWGIQPHALIGHSIGEYVAACLAGVFSLEDALLLVAARGRLIQSLPPGAMLVVPLSAQEVEALLDTNLSLAASNGPSVCVVSGPPDAVAALRERLTQQGVECRLAHTSHAFHSAMMEPILEPFVEQVRRVTLQPPQLPYISNLTGTWITAEQATDPRYWARHLRQPVRFAEGIRELSSVRHALLVEVGPGRTLTTLAKQSLDDGAHDVLATMRHPRDSESDQALLFETIGRLWLAGAPIDWAGMHSHERRRRVPLPTYPFERQRYWVEPQHTFAQPVSLDRQPNLADWLYVPVWQQAPLPNRVEQSSAARRWLIFLDACGVGEHLAQQLRQRGDSVTTVAVGPEFAQIGERAYAIHPRQPIDYQALFRALREQRQTPTTIVHLWSVTPAEAAPPSVDRLSAYQDQGFYSLLTLAQILGEQSSAEKIDLCVISNNIHDVTGDEDLIPAKATILGPCKVIPQEYAAIACRSIDIGDTEGKRWSLAALVDQLIAECSTPSPDDQVAYRHSHRWALRFERLRLPAAATPPAALRQHGVYLITGGTSEIGLALAEYLWQSVQARLVLVDRAPLPDQSQWSFWLETHDEADCVSRTLRRLQALEAAGAEILVCSADVASQERMAGVVAQARERFGALHGVIHTETVFGAGMIQLKAPDLAAAVLAPKVIGTYVLESVLADTPLDFMVLCSSTIALIGGFGQADYCAANAFVDAYAHAASGQSGRQTTAINWSVWAWDDGQDELIAGIPAMQQQLRQIRAAYGITPAQAIDAFARIMTQRLPQVIVSTQDFHEVMAQAGELTAANALEQMERLRQAAPAHERPASEVQYAPPRSEIEAIVATTLSRLLGIQQIGVHDNFFALGGNSLLAIQLVSALRAAFQVELHMNALFEAATVAELAAIIEAAQARQREREELEALLREIEGLSIDEAQTQLIAEMGLSQEGTADG